The Neobacillus sp. PS3-34 genome has a window encoding:
- a CDS encoding prolyl oligopeptidase family serine peptidase — translation MILFIMVVFTLTSCDQKEKTIISLKNVEASSKQLQDVELYNLHYKSDGLDIGGYVLKPVKLKTRAPVLIFNRGGNRNESMVDWNLIHYELASWARKGFVVIASQYRGNQASEGKDEFGGADVDDVLHLVNVAKELPYADSENIVMLGYSRGGMMAYLAAKKGMPIKAMAVVDGFTDLFDTYNSREQGMTDVLDELVGSPVADRSKYKDRSAVYWANKINVPTLILHGQKDWRVSVKQADELAKKLRENHKEYKYISYPNEDHSLLNHYKQSHAEILNWFNHYLK, via the coding sequence ATGATTTTATTCATTATGGTAGTTTTTACTTTAACCTCATGTGATCAAAAGGAAAAAACAATCATTAGTTTGAAAAATGTAGAAGCTTCTTCCAAACAATTGCAGGATGTGGAACTTTATAATTTGCACTATAAAAGTGATGGATTGGATATAGGAGGTTATGTCTTAAAACCTGTAAAGTTAAAGACTCGAGCCCCCGTTTTAATTTTTAACAGGGGTGGAAATCGTAATGAAAGTATGGTTGATTGGAATCTCATTCATTACGAATTAGCTAGTTGGGCAAGAAAAGGTTTTGTGGTCATTGCTTCTCAGTATAGGGGAAATCAAGCAAGTGAAGGTAAAGATGAATTCGGCGGGGCGGACGTTGATGATGTTCTTCACCTCGTCAATGTAGCGAAGGAGCTTCCTTATGCTGATAGTGAAAATATCGTAATGCTTGGTTATTCACGAGGTGGAATGATGGCCTATCTTGCTGCTAAAAAAGGAATGCCGATAAAGGCAATGGCAGTTGTAGACGGCTTCACGGATTTATTTGATACATATAATAGTAGAGAACAAGGAATGACGGATGTGTTAGACGAACTAGTTGGAAGTCCTGTTGCAGATAGAAGTAAATATAAAGACCGATCAGCTGTTTACTGGGCAAATAAAATAAATGTACCGACACTAATTCTTCATGGACAAAAAGACTGGAGAGTTTCTGTGAAACAAGCCGATGAACTTGCAAAAAAACTAAGAGAAAACCATAAAGAATACAAATATATAAGCTATCCAAATGAAGACCATTCTTTACTAAATCATTATAAACAATCACATGCGGAAATATTAAATTGGTTTAATCATTATCTCAAGTAA
- a CDS encoding YjcZ family sporulation protein, which translates to MSCSHSGGGSKGSSFALIVVLFILLIIVGTSFIRGGY; encoded by the coding sequence ATGTCATGTTCCCATTCTGGAGGAGGCAGCAAGGGAAGTAGCTTTGCATTAATTGTTGTCCTTTTTATTTTGTTAATTATTGTCGGAACTTCTTTTATAAGAGGCGGATACTAA
- a CDS encoding histidine phosphatase family protein — translation MQENSNASTRIAVITHGGMITKIIESFLQLPTENNKWFHTNNTGIHFLDYYKGLQIIKFANSTSHLD, via the coding sequence ATTCAGGAAAACAGTAACGCATCCACTAGAATAGCAGTTATAACTCACGGTGGAATGATAACTAAAATTATTGAAAGCTTTCTTCAGTTACCGACTGAAAATAATAAATGGTTCCACACGAATAATACAGGTATTCATTTCTTGGATTATTACAAAGGTCTACAAATTATAAAATTTGCTAATAGTACATCTCACTTAGACTAA
- a CDS encoding DUF3231 family protein produces MELSHHPLLTATELATLWNTYMADTMGKCMLTHFKQTVEDERIEQIIDFALKIAENHIETIKDLFHKENIPIPQGFGVNDIHNKAPRLYSDVFYLRYLEHMGRTGLSTYSLAKAISSRKDIREIYKLWYSQTEKMYDVATDLALEMGVYVRSPYIDYPKEVQFVENDDFLGHLFGKQRSLLAIEIAHLGTNIEVCHVGQTLLMGFSQVASSKDLRHFFLRGSNAGKKQISSFFDILKDSNTSYPSTWDSLITGSIEPPFSDKLMLFQANLLSAIAIADFGTAIGGSVRKDIGILYARLIVDLASYAEDGAKFMIKEKWLEKPPQTHDRTKLINRED; encoded by the coding sequence TTGGAACTCTCGCACCATCCACTTTTAACAGCCACAGAGTTAGCTACTTTATGGAATACCTATATGGCTGATACGATGGGTAAATGTATGCTTACTCACTTTAAGCAAACTGTTGAAGATGAAAGAATTGAACAAATTATTGATTTTGCTTTGAAAATCGCTGAGAATCACATTGAAACAATTAAAGACCTTTTCCATAAGGAAAATATACCAATTCCACAGGGATTTGGAGTAAACGATATACATAATAAAGCACCAAGGTTGTATTCAGATGTTTTTTACTTGCGTTATTTGGAGCATATGGGGAGAACAGGTTTAAGCACGTATTCATTAGCCAAAGCAATTTCTTCTAGAAAAGACATACGGGAGATCTATAAACTTTGGTACAGCCAAACTGAAAAAATGTATGATGTGGCAACAGATTTAGCATTAGAAATGGGAGTTTACGTGAGATCGCCCTATATTGATTATCCCAAAGAAGTCCAATTTGTAGAAAATGACGATTTTTTAGGGCACCTTTTTGGTAAACAACGTTCATTATTAGCCATAGAAATCGCCCATTTAGGAACAAATATTGAGGTTTGCCATGTAGGACAAACACTGCTAATGGGATTTAGTCAAGTAGCTTCCTCAAAGGATTTAAGACATTTCTTTCTTCGGGGGTCAAATGCAGGAAAAAAACAAATTTCCTCTTTTTTTGATATCCTGAAGGACAGTAATACATCATATCCATCAACTTGGGATTCTTTAATCACTGGGTCCATTGAACCGCCATTCTCCGATAAATTAATGCTGTTCCAAGCAAATTTATTAAGTGCGATTGCCATTGCCGATTTTGGTACAGCTATTGGCGGAAGTGTTAGAAAAGACATCGGGATCTTATACGCCAGGCTGATAGTTGATTTAGCAAGCTATGCAGAAGATGGGGCAAAATTCATGATTAAGGAAAAATGGCTTGAAAAACCGCCACAGACTCATGATCGAACTAAATTAATAAACCGAGAAGATTGA
- a CDS encoding M3 family oligoendopeptidase, which yields MSELSTSEKYYSDAINLKDVEALEAKLQAVLQQEVTSVEDLEEWLTEERKLTDEIVEAMTGHRIDFYRDTANSYKRELHMHDQTIVQPLLTKFQAEFDKKFCSFSFTEQLDDNKYGLMRKMRRTKEELFREENISLVVREQELVSRYSEVMGGFTVEWHGETKPFPFVQAQSDSPDRNIREQAWRALAEARSRVKPEIDEIMNELVSLRHKMAINAGYENYRDYMFTKKNREYSIQDCFDFQESVEKHVIPAWKRLAKVFQTEMGVEVYRPWDMGPCTLHGAPFSTVTELIDGVEQMLGNTDPYFQEVFQFMRKKGLFDLESRNGKSPGAFCDPLPASKNNFIFSNFSPSFVAIIALIHEFGHAVNGYLQFDSENGIQEHNHREELAELFSQGMELLLLDKLDTFYTDDLKFKNAQREEMRRALNMLINPLTGDQFQHWLYTNPKHSPQERDEKFLEINKRFLYSPVDLNGLESEIGASWIGSIHFIAYPFYKIEYAISELGALQLLQLYREDPPRAIALFKQGAGTNFNQSIAQIYRDTGVEFDFSEKVIEKMAKFVENVISELQ from the coding sequence ATGTCTGAACTATCAACATCTGAAAAGTATTATTCTGATGCGATCAATCTGAAAGATGTTGAAGCACTGGAAGCCAAATTACAGGCGGTATTACAACAGGAAGTTACGTCTGTCGAGGATTTGGAAGAGTGGCTTACAGAAGAGAGAAAGCTTACAGATGAGATTGTCGAGGCGATGACTGGCCACCGTATCGACTTTTATCGTGATACAGCAAATTCCTACAAGCGTGAACTTCATATGCATGACCAAACTATCGTGCAGCCACTGTTGACGAAGTTTCAAGCGGAGTTTGACAAGAAGTTCTGCAGCTTTTCGTTCACCGAACAATTGGATGACAATAAATATGGCTTGATGCGTAAAATGCGGCGAACAAAGGAGGAACTGTTTCGAGAAGAGAACATTTCACTCGTGGTTCGGGAACAGGAGCTGGTCAGCAGGTACAGTGAGGTCATGGGTGGCTTTACTGTCGAATGGCATGGAGAAACAAAACCATTTCCGTTCGTTCAGGCACAATCAGATAGTCCGGACCGGAACATACGTGAGCAAGCCTGGCGTGCACTAGCCGAAGCCCGCAGCCGAGTTAAGCCGGAGATTGATGAAATCATGAATGAACTTGTGAGTTTGCGTCACAAAATGGCTATTAACGCAGGATACGAGAATTATCGTGACTACATGTTCACGAAGAAAAATAGGGAATACAGTATTCAGGATTGCTTTGACTTCCAAGAGTCTGTAGAGAAGCACGTGATTCCAGCCTGGAAGCGTCTTGCCAAGGTCTTTCAAACAGAAATGGGTGTAGAGGTCTATCGTCCATGGGATATGGGGCCATGTACACTTCATGGAGCACCTTTCTCTACTGTTACCGAGTTAATCGATGGAGTGGAACAAATGCTTGGAAATACAGACCCCTACTTCCAGGAAGTATTCCAATTTATGCGTAAAAAGGGGCTATTTGATTTGGAAAGCAGGAACGGAAAGAGTCCTGGTGCTTTCTGTGACCCCTTACCGGCATCAAAGAATAATTTTATTTTTTCCAATTTCAGTCCATCGTTTGTTGCAATCATTGCGCTCATTCACGAGTTTGGTCATGCAGTAAACGGCTATCTTCAGTTTGATAGTGAGAATGGTATCCAGGAACACAATCACCGTGAGGAGCTAGCCGAGCTTTTCTCGCAGGGTATGGAGCTTTTACTGCTGGATAAGCTCGATACATTCTATACTGATGATCTCAAGTTCAAGAACGCGCAGCGAGAAGAAATGCGTCGCGCCTTAAATATGCTCATAAATCCACTTACAGGGGACCAATTCCAGCATTGGCTCTACACAAACCCTAAACACTCACCACAGGAGCGGGATGAGAAGTTCCTGGAAATCAATAAGCGGTTTCTTTACAGCCCAGTTGATTTAAATGGCCTTGAGTCTGAGATCGGAGCCAGCTGGATTGGCAGTATTCACTTCATTGCGTATCCATTTTACAAAATTGAATATGCCATATCGGAACTGGGTGCACTACAGCTGCTGCAGCTTTATCGAGAGGATCCTCCGAGAGCGATCGCACTTTTCAAACAAGGAGCTGGTACAAATTTTAATCAATCCATCGCCCAAATCTATCGTGATACCGGTGTTGAATTCGATTTCTCTGAAAAAGTCATTGAAAAGATGGCCAAATTTGTAGAGAATGTCATTTCCGAATTGCAATAA
- a CDS encoding VOC family protein, with protein MILGIYPYLVMNGNGQEAVKFYEHALEAKVLSVQTFGDMPANPEYPTPDEAKDRVMNAHLKVGDTDLMLSDTFPGNPYQLGSQVTIAVTINDVEKTKEVFGKLQDGGQVIMPIQETFWSPLYGQVTDKFGVTWQVSTLK; from the coding sequence TTGATTTTAGGTATTTATCCGTATTTAGTTATGAATGGCAACGGACAGGAAGCTGTTAAGTTTTACGAACATGCATTGGAAGCGAAGGTTCTTTCAGTTCAAACGTTTGGCGATATGCCTGCAAACCCGGAATATCCTACACCAGATGAAGCTAAAGATCGTGTAATGAACGCACACTTGAAGGTTGGCGATACAGATCTTATGCTTTCAGATACATTTCCAGGCAACCCATATCAGCTTGGTTCACAAGTAACAATTGCAGTTACAATTAACGATGTAGAAAAAACGAAAGAAGTGTTTGGAAAATTACAGGATGGCGGTCAGGTTATCATGCCAATCCAGGAAACTTTTTGGAGCCCTTTATATGGACAAGTTACCGATAAATTCGGCGTTACATGGCAGGTCTCTACTTTAAAATAA
- the helD gene encoding RNA polymerase recycling motor HelD: MNSEFQLEQKRVDSVMETITEQISRLEEETSLRRNEVVNIRKHFWDEIKVNVDTFDDFLETIIGLRQEAQALSVSQSTHRHASKRLSMLRRMQEVPYFGRIDFIEEGTTREQVYIGISTLRDKSGDNFLIYDWRAPISSVYYDYQPGPAKYATPGGVIQGILEKKWQYLIRGGILQSMFDTSLTIGDEILQQVLGTGTDKHMHNIVATIQQEQNRIIRHDHGRLLIVHGAAGSGKTSAALQRIAYLLYKYRDRLNADQIILFSPNSMFKSYVSNVLPELGEENMQQVTFQEYLDHRLSKEFQVENPYEQLEYVLTKVNTSSYRSRIAGIQFKASTCFFETFKSYRKSLELSGMLFKGIFFRGKPIVTAQQIAERFYSCDTSLRFDNRLEKLKDWLIKKINEAEKVERTRPWVQEEIELLSNEDYHKAYTYLAEKQGFKRESIADYEIEPEALTRLIVDQKLKPLKKRIRAFRFVDIKGIYRQLFAEPLQIKQWIEGETPVMWADICQATLQMLDDGKLSYEDATPFLLMKELILGFQTNSSIKHILIDESQDYSPFQFEFLKRLFPSAKMTVLGDFNQAIFAHASEMVDFHTLTGLYGQDDTEVINMTRSYRSTKPIIEFTRRLVPDGERIIPFERDGERPVLTQLFDHAELHRCIASKVAALRSLGYNSISIICKSAEGSKSAFEALSNIDEIKLLKNGSIEYEQGVVVIPSYLSKGIEFDAVIIYDASEQVYGDESLRRVFYTACTRAMHYLQLYSVGKPTPFLRNVLQEGFIQA; encoded by the coding sequence ATGAATTCAGAATTTCAGCTGGAGCAAAAACGAGTGGACAGTGTAATGGAGACAATTACGGAGCAAATCAGCAGATTAGAGGAAGAAACTTCCCTGCGCCGTAACGAAGTTGTTAATATCCGCAAACACTTTTGGGATGAAATCAAGGTGAATGTTGATACCTTCGATGATTTTCTTGAGACCATCATCGGCTTGAGACAAGAGGCTCAAGCTCTTTCCGTAAGCCAAAGCACCCATAGACATGCATCCAAGAGATTGTCCATGCTGCGCCGTATGCAGGAGGTTCCATACTTCGGTCGAATTGATTTCATTGAAGAAGGAACAACTCGGGAACAAGTCTATATTGGAATCTCCACGCTTAGGGATAAAAGTGGAGATAATTTCCTTATCTACGACTGGAGGGCACCAATTTCGAGTGTCTACTACGATTACCAGCCTGGTCCTGCTAAGTATGCAACCCCAGGAGGCGTAATCCAAGGCATATTGGAGAAAAAGTGGCAATATCTTATCCGCGGCGGCATTCTTCAATCAATGTTCGATACGAGTCTTACCATTGGTGACGAGATTTTACAGCAGGTACTGGGCACAGGTACAGACAAACATATGCACAATATAGTAGCTACCATTCAACAGGAGCAAAACCGGATCATCCGTCATGATCACGGGAGGCTTCTCATTGTTCACGGTGCAGCTGGCAGCGGCAAGACATCAGCCGCCCTGCAGAGGATTGCGTATTTACTCTATAAATATCGAGATAGACTGAATGCAGATCAAATTATTCTATTTTCACCAAATTCGATGTTTAAAAGTTACGTGTCCAACGTGCTGCCTGAGCTCGGAGAAGAGAATATGCAGCAGGTTACATTTCAGGAATATTTGGACCATCGGCTAAGTAAAGAGTTTCAAGTTGAAAATCCCTACGAGCAATTAGAATATGTTTTAACTAAAGTAAATACCTCTTCATACAGGTCAAGAATAGCTGGAATCCAATTCAAGGCATCTACCTGTTTTTTTGAGACCTTCAAATCATACAGGAAGTCGCTGGAGTTATCTGGAATGTTATTCAAGGGCATTTTCTTCAGAGGAAAGCCAATCGTTACTGCTCAACAAATTGCAGAAAGGTTTTATAGCTGCGACACCTCACTCCGCTTCGATAACAGACTTGAAAAGTTGAAGGATTGGCTAATTAAGAAAATAAATGAAGCCGAAAAAGTCGAACGGACTAGGCCATGGGTACAGGAGGAAATCGAGCTGCTTTCCAACGAGGATTACCATAAGGCATATACCTACTTGGCGGAAAAACAGGGCTTTAAAAGAGAATCGATTGCCGATTATGAGATCGAGCCAGAAGCACTTACCCGATTGATTGTTGACCAGAAATTGAAGCCGTTGAAAAAACGAATCCGTGCTTTTCGTTTCGTTGACATTAAGGGGATTTACAGGCAGCTTTTTGCTGAACCCTTGCAGATCAAACAGTGGATAGAGGGGGAAACACCCGTAATGTGGGCAGATATTTGTCAAGCGACGCTGCAGATGCTAGATGACGGCAAACTATCTTACGAAGATGCTACTCCGTTCTTACTTATGAAAGAGCTGATTCTAGGCTTTCAGACGAACAGCTCGATAAAGCACATACTTATTGACGAGTCGCAGGATTATTCACCGTTTCAATTCGAGTTTCTAAAGCGTTTGTTTCCTTCGGCAAAAATGACTGTGCTAGGTGACTTTAATCAGGCGATATTCGCCCATGCCAGCGAAATGGTTGATTTTCACACACTTACCGGCTTATACGGACAGGATGATACGGAAGTGATCAACATGACACGCAGCTACCGTTCAACAAAACCGATAATTGAATTTACACGCAGACTAGTGCCTGACGGCGAACGGATTATCCCTTTCGAACGTGACGGTGAGCGACCTGTGCTGACACAATTGTTCGATCATGCAGAACTGCACCGGTGCATTGCATCCAAAGTCGCAGCTTTGCGAAGCCTTGGCTATAATAGTATTTCCATAATATGCAAATCAGCTGAGGGAAGTAAGAGCGCATTTGAAGCTTTGTCCAACATTGATGAAATTAAGCTCTTGAAGAATGGTTCGATTGAATATGAACAAGGAGTTGTCGTCATACCGTCGTATTTGTCTAAAGGCATTGAATTCGACGCTGTCATCATCTATGACGCATCGGAGCAAGTTTATGGCGATGAGAGCCTGCGCAGAGTTTTCTATACTGCCTGCACCAGAGCTATGCATTATTTGCAGCTTTACAGCGTGGGAAAACCGACCCCATTTTTGCGAAACGTTTTGCAGGAAGGTTTCATCCAAGCTTGA
- a CDS encoding phage tail protein: MSYIVDFKNVSTVGLESSPVVEALAGLRANEARYFMNKYKHEFTVVPARESQETLDYVNRILKEDRDIEFAAKPLETSRFQVENIKFAYVFYEDGLEVNVMYTVDDPKKRAVGFKLSEGMEVPKELEGKFKFARQKSKLAGTIRGSFFVIKGEY, encoded by the coding sequence ATGTCCTATATCGTTGATTTTAAAAATGTGTCTACGGTTGGTTTAGAGTCTTCACCTGTAGTAGAAGCGCTTGCTGGTTTACGTGCTAATGAAGCCCGTTACTTTATGAACAAATACAAGCATGAATTCACGGTTGTACCAGCTAGAGAAAGTCAGGAGACCCTTGATTATGTGAACCGAATTTTGAAAGAAGACCGTGATATTGAGTTTGCGGCCAAGCCTTTAGAAACGTCGCGTTTTCAAGTGGAAAATATCAAATTTGCCTACGTCTTTTATGAAGATGGTCTTGAGGTCAATGTCATGTATACAGTTGATGACCCTAAGAAGCGGGCAGTTGGTTTTAAGCTTTCTGAGGGGATGGAGGTACCAAAGGAGTTAGAAGGGAAGTTTAAGTTTGCTAGGCAGAAGTCTAAACTAGCTGGAACAATTCGGGGCTCGTTTTTTGTAATTAAAGGAGAATATTAA
- a CDS encoding histidine phosphatase family protein produces MQILLIRHGESEDDFLEENYSGSTDLPLTPNGLLQVEKMAQRVLKEFPPDFIWSSTLKRASETTEILSNTISCSVKYIDNLREQQESESNLEFRLRGKQFFHLFRKTVTHPLE; encoded by the coding sequence ATGCAAATATTATTGATTCGTCACGGAGAATCAGAAGATGACTTTCTAGAGGAGAATTACAGTGGTTCTACTGATTTGCCCCTAACTCCAAATGGCCTTTTACAAGTAGAGAAAATGGCACAACGAGTTTTAAAAGAATTTCCACCCGATTTTATATGGAGTAGTACATTAAAAAGAGCAAGTGAAACTACCGAGATCTTATCTAATACTATCAGTTGTTCAGTTAAATACATAGATAATTTAAGAGAACAACAGGAATCAGAAAGTAATCTAGAATTTAGGTTGCGGGGGAAACAGTTCTTTCATCTATTCAGGAAAACAGTAACGCATCCACTAGAATAG